The Aedes albopictus strain Foshan chromosome 2, AalbF5, whole genome shotgun sequence region CTACAGATAAATCTTACGGTATAAATCGTTGTTAAAAGTGCGATCTACTACTACAATAGAATACGCAAAAACCGGTTTTTTTCCTTACAGAGTCCAGATGGTAAATATATTGCAAGCGGAGCAATCGATGGAATAATCAACATTTTCGACGTAGCTGCCGGAAAAGTCGCCCAGACGCTTGAGGGACATGCCATGTCCGTTCGTAGTCTGTGCTTTTCTCCGGATTCTCAGATGCTTCTCACTGCCTCCGATGATGGTCACATGAAGCTTTACGACGTGGCACACTCAGATGTTGTAGGCACTCTGTCCGGGCATTCATCATGGGTTCTGTCCGTTTCATTCTCAGGAGATGGAAAAAGTTTTACATCTTCATCCAGCGACAAGTCCGTTAAAATTTGGAATGTAGCAGAACGCCAATGCCTACACACGTTCGAGGATCACCAGGACCAGGTTTGGGGCGTTAAATACAGTCCGGACAGTTCCAAGGTTATTTCCGTGTCAGAAGATCGATGCGTTAATCTGTATGATTGTCCACCAAACATAATCTAAGCTGggagaaaacaaaaataaacgaGTTTTGCATCTATTCAATAGTTTTATTTGAATCCGCTTTCATCAACAATTTGCGTTTTTGTACAGCTTTATCTGGTAAATGAAGCTCAAATGTTTTAAAGTGTTTTAGAATATTGCTAACTAATGCTTCCTTCATTGCATACTCAGCGGACACTTTGCTTGACGTCCAAATTTCTGGTTCTGTTTGATGCTTAGAAATAAATTCTATTGCTTGCCGCAATGTACAACGGCCCTTAGGTATCGACTGCGGTTCCAAATGTCCGTATTCAAACTCTTCAATGGCTGTTCTGTTCAATGGTAACGGCTTATCCGGATCCTTACGACTCGGCTCGGTAATCTAAAAATTGAAACACTATTCAAATAATTGCTAAAATAAGTGCAAATGCAAGGTGCTATTTTTGCACCAGGGTATATTAAGTGGGCTCTTAGTATCTGAATTTTGATGGTAAAAGCGTTATAACACCGTAAATGGATTGTCTTTACCAATGGTTGCGCAACAAGCTCTACATCTTCCCTACACATTGCACACAGAAACCGCACGAAAACACCTTATTCTGataaaataattatttgaaatctcgatcaaattatcctatagtggactATAGGTTGAAATTCCCCTTTAAATAACTATTGGCTAAAACTCCTCACTGTGACCCACCTCCCTTTATTGAATTTAAAAAAGCTAAAGATAATGATGAAAAATGTCAAGGATCATTCTCAAGATTAGATTTCTCTGCACATGTAGCATACACTTTCTTACAGAAAATACAACCAAACGTATGATATTCTTTCTCAGTTAGAAAAGGTTGTACTGAGGAGTATGAATGTAACAAAAAAATCTTCTGTGATTCTAGTCACTAAATCCGCGATATATCATATTCAAGTGCAAGTTCCAAACGGGTTTTAACGGGTAGAAATAATCTTATGATATTTTGAACGTATAGTGGAGGGCCGTCCATAAATCTCGTTGATTTTCAATAGTAATAAGGAGATTAAAGTTTACGCTTCAGACACATGTTCTAATTTTTATGGATAAAAGTGAATGTGAAAGCGTGTGTTGAGCTGAGATGGTCAAAATTCGGTCTACACAAATGGGATAAACTTAGCCGATTGTGGTAGAAAGTGCTAAAGATAGTTCCCCTGCCCAAATAAGTCTAACAAATCGTTGTGACTGGCTTGCGCCTTCTGGTTTTGGGAACTATACAGCTATCCATACCACATCGGTTGACGTAACAAACACCCGCTTCAAGTTATCGTCCAGCggtacattttttttgttcagcTCCTGAAGTATATCCGGGTTTTCTAAAATGAAACATAAAAATTAATAAACATTTTCATTAACTGTGCCGACCTGAACATTACCATCCAAAACTCGTTGGAGATCCTTcaagtttgattggaatttgggAGCTGGCTTTGGCTTAGACTGCGATATCACTTTTTCAGCACGACTTTCAACATTGAATCGATTCGCCTGCCGAGCAGCGATTGAAAGTACTTTTCCCATGATAATTTGAGACTATCGTTTTAATTTTGTAGGAAAAACAGTCATTGCACAACACCGCACTGcactattgattgatgcaccaagcgaaaagaagaagaagttttgacatccaagcggtgtgccgtcgattagatcctcgtcgctgattggtcgatggatgtaaacggcacaccgcttggatgtcaaaactcttcttcttaccgcttggtgcatcaatcaatacatTAAAATTTACTGAACCGGCGCAAGTCTTCTGTCAAAATCAGAACATCGCATCTGGTTTGTTGTCCTATGAAAAGTCGACATGTATCTATAATGATTATGCTTCGTTTCCCCGAATATCAATTTCCCGAATGACAACTAGTCACGAACTAGCAAAATCTCGTTTGatattattgtcgtcgcggttgaaacccgaagtttccccacacccgacaatcgaattttctcaaaacccatacgtgaaacctaatgtcggacgtagtgcgctggacagcggacctggccctctatccagcgcactgtgcccgacgtaagtccgacacacggtttaggagaaaaagcgattttcgcgtgtcaaaaattccgattttcaactgcacgagcaATAATGATCGTTTGATAAGGGaacattaaaaaattacgtccaacatttgggggagggggggggggggtctagaaaagtatgacagtacgtgtattgggtataggaaaagtgcgtgacagaggggggagggggggtctagaaatcccgaaaaacgatagaCGTAATATTTGAAACTTCCCTAATAAATACGAGCATTTCCAGCTTAACGTATTTACGTATCGCGTATTTAGAcgtgatttttttcaattcaaatgaaattttgctcttGTATGAGCTACTATCtaaaaatgtttttcatgttattGGTTATTTATTATTCatctacttttgaaaagggcgtgtGAATAAAAACTTCATATTCTTCTGAATCTTTGTCAAAAAATTATATGTATTGTAATGCGCTTGAAATGTGTGTCAcaaaataaatttttaatgaaaaaataaatatttttaacaCCACACCAATACGCAGGATAATTcagccaatagtggacccttaacctatagtggacctctagcaattattctcaaatttccgGTTTAAATCTGTTTCCACCGGTAAATTTACAACGGGAAACCATGGCTAATGTACCTAGACAGCTGTGAAACTAGGCTGAAAAGCGATAATTTGATTGTCTcagcaaatttgtaaatgtaaacaaatcccgTGGAGGGGAGGGGTGGTTTGGTTGGGGGTCAACTATTGGTTAAATCTAAGGGGGCCCACTATTGTCATCGATTTAACATGGTAAGATAATACGATCTACCTAATTTTAGACCCCAACCATCCAATAATGGACCccgcggggtccactataggataatttgatcgatttttcaaatgattattttatgaGAAATATCAGGTGTTTTGTTCGGTTTTCGTGTACAATGTGTATGAAAGATATAGAACATGTTACCGATGAAGATATAGGACGTGTTACCGATGGATTTAAAGACAATTCAATTAGGATATCATAATGCGTTTGCGGTCATAGTAAATTTaagctactaaggggtccactattggttaaaataccctgtTTTCAAAATTAAGGACTTATTGCAGAGGAGCTCAGACTGGAGTAGCGTAGGTTTTCTGAAGTGACTACACTTCGGCAGATGAACTTTTcatgggtgtctactacctggaaaaacctggaaaaccgggaatcctcagggaattttatttgacagggaaaaacctggaatactcaggcaatatcgggaatactcagggaaattttgcaccaatgaaaaaacaaaacattgggtcgtatgaataaaatttTATTTCCTGTAGATCTACTCTGAAATATGTTACATTCCgtaaaataagttgaaaaagaCATTTCTTCTTGACGAGTAAAGGTGACCGAGTCAGTTCGTTGTCATAACATAACTAATCTTTATTCACATATTGAATAGATGCTCTGCCCTAGGCTCTCAACGACTCTGAGAACTCGACCAGTGGGTTTGGTGATTATACCGAGTATTGTTAGCCATAACAAAATagagtccacagagtttactTCATTATGCTGCCcgcactcgcataacagtcccatatgaaaaggaaacccagcaaagatggaactgttatgcgagtgggggcagcatGGGctacaactattttccagaaattctgtcatggtttctttctggaatttctttagaagttcctcttgaaatttctcctaggGTTTTTTTTACAAGATTCCTACCAGCAATTTTTCGAAAACTCGAAtatttcttttcgggattcttgcttgagaattttccagaattccGGTTGATTTTTCTGGTTTTTTTACGGGGATCacacagaatttctctagagattttcccagtatTGCTCCCATAGATCCCATGGGTTTCCCCGGTTTATCCCGAGATTTCCAcaagagtttctttcaggatatACCGCAGATGTTGTCACAGAATTTCGGTTAGAGCTTCTCTCTGAATTCCTTTTGAAagagttgttcctgggatttcatacttacttaccggtcaggctaaggccggggtggcctctgctgtacatagtagccgcctccattccactcggtccatggcagtttgcctccagatccgcactctgcgtagggtccgcagatcgtcctccacttggtcgacccacctagctcgctgcgctccacgtcttcttgtaccggtcggatgactctcgagaaccattttagtcgggttgctatccgacatcctgatgacgtgacccgcccaccgtagcctcccgattttcgcggtatggacgatggttggttctcccagcagctgatgcagctcgtggttcattcgccttctccaagtcccgtcttccatctgcactccgccgtagatggtacgcaacaccttccgttcgaaaactccaagggcgcgttggtcctctgcacgtagggtccatgtttcgtgctcatagaggacgaccggtctaatcagcgttttgtagatagttaacttcgtgttacggcgaactttattcgatcgtagagttctgcggagtccaaagtaggcacgatttcctgccacaatgcgcctctgaatttctctgctggtgtcgttgtcgtcagtcaccagtgagcccaagtacacgaattcttcaaccgcctcgatttcatcaccgtcgatatgaattcggggtggcgggcgcggtgattcccgattcctccctggagccctttgccatcatgtactttgtcttcgacacattaatgactaatccgattcgcctggcttcactctttagtcggatgtacgtttccgccatcgtctcaaatttacaagcaataatatcaatatcatcggcgaaaccaagcagctg contains the following coding sequences:
- the LOC109409657 gene encoding protein NDUFAF4 homolog; translated protein: MGKVLSIAARQANRFNVESRAEKVISQSKPKPAPKFQSNLKDLQRVLDENPDILQELNKKNVPLDDNLKRVFVTSTDVITEPSRKDPDKPLPLNRTAIEEFEYGHLEPQSIPKGRCTLRQAIEFISKHQTEPEIWTSSKVSAEYAMKEALVSNILKHFKTFELHLPDKAVQKRKLLMKADSNKTIE